From a single Kitasatospora sp. NBC_00458 genomic region:
- a CDS encoding RidA family protein has protein sequence MSKVEEKLAELGLTLPPVAAPVAAYVPAVRSGEFVFTSGQLPMVGGKLLNTGKVGAEITPEEAKELAQICALNGLAAVKSVIGDLDLVEQVVKVVGFVASAPDFTGQPGVINGASELLGKVLGEAGVHARSAVGVTVLPLDAPVEVELQVRVRAGA, from the coding sequence ATGAGCAAGGTCGAGGAGAAGCTTGCCGAGCTGGGCCTGACCCTGCCGCCGGTGGCCGCCCCGGTCGCCGCCTACGTCCCGGCGGTGCGCTCGGGCGAGTTCGTCTTCACCTCCGGCCAGCTGCCGATGGTGGGCGGCAAGCTGCTGAACACCGGCAAGGTCGGTGCCGAGATCACCCCGGAGGAGGCCAAGGAGCTCGCGCAGATCTGCGCGCTCAACGGACTGGCCGCCGTCAAGTCGGTGATCGGTGACCTGGACCTGGTCGAGCAGGTCGTCAAGGTGGTGGGCTTCGTCGCCTCCGCCCCGGACTTCACCGGCCAGCCCGGCGTGATCAACGGTGCGAGCGAGCTGCTCGGCAAGGTGCTCGGCGAGGCCGGCGTGCACGCCCGCAGCGCCGTCGGCGTGACCGTGCTGCCGCTGGACGCCCCGGTCGAGGTGGAGCTCCAGGTCCGGGTCCGCGCCGGGGCCTGA
- a CDS encoding DUF4177 domain-containing protein — MTKWEYMTAPLLVHATKQILDNFGADGWELVQVVPGPNPEQLVAYFKREKQA, encoded by the coding sequence ATGACCAAGTGGGAATACATGACGGCACCCCTGCTCGTGCACGCCACGAAGCAGATCCTGGACAACTTCGGCGCGGACGGCTGGGAGCTCGTCCAGGTCGTACCGGGTCCGAACCCGGAGCAGCTGGTGGCCTACTTCAAGCGGGAGAAGCAGGCATGA